In the Clostridium cellulovorans 743B genome, TAACATGTTTTCAAACTTGTAAATCTTATCTTTATAATATTGATTAAATTCTTTATGTTTATTTAAATAAACCTCTGCATTACCATTTCCCTGCCAAAAACAGTTTAATACCTTGTCCAAGCCTAATGGATCATTAGGGGTTATATGTTTTAATTCTTTGAAGACTTTTAAAAATTCTTCTATGTTATGATATTTAATACTCCCCTTATCTTTATATTTATCTAAAATATCAATAGATTCATTTTTAACGTCGTTGTTTAAATATTTTTCATTAATAGCTTTTATTCCCTGCATATTATCTTCATCTATTACTGCTTGAACTTCACTAATAAACTTGAGAATTAAAGAAGCTCTATCATCTAGAACAATATCACGATTTTGAAGAATATCAAAAACTATTTTTCTACTTTGCAAAAGATTTATAAAAAGCATAGCATTAATATCATGATATGAAGTGATTTCTTCTTGAATTTCACTTACTTGAAACTCTACCTTTTTACAGTCTCTTAATATTATCCGTGCTGCTTCTGGGCATGACAGTGATATCCCTATCTCACGTAAGCCTCCAAACTCTTCAGTGTATCTTGGATACTGCCTACAAGTATAACAAAGACTATCATCTCCAAGTTCAGTATATATATCACACAGTTTGCTTTCATTTAGAAATGCACAATCCTTACCTTTTAATACAAATATATTTTCTCCATCACGATGTATTATCTTATCCCGTAGTGTTTTTCCAAAGTTTCCATCTACCCTTTTGTATTTATTATATGTTTCATCATCGATTACAATTTCCCATCCAGCACAGCAGGTATCTTCACACTGTGAAGCTATGCACTTAAATTCTTTAAAATAATCTGGTACTCGAACCTTCATTTTTTACCTCATCTTACTTATGTTTTTTAAAGTTCCTTGAATATATGTCTATAATCCTATTTTCATAATAAATGTTTCCCCAAACCCAAGTACTTTTAATCACAATTACTATTTATCTGACACAAAAAATCTCTTACTTTTTTAAGTATAGCATATTTTGTATATGTCATATTGTTTAGAAATAAATCTGCAAATAAAAACTTGTAACCACATAGAAAAATTTATTATAATAAATTAACATATACTCAATGAGGTGAATTTTTTTGAATAAACAATCAAATATAGATATAAAAAAATTTATAGACGCGTTCGAAGCTTTAGCAAGAATTGAAAGACATAATCAAACTATAATGGGAATAAAGAAAAGTGAAGCTCGAGTTTTACTTTGTATAGAATTTCTTTCTAAGGAAAAAGGATATAAAGTTAATATTTCAGAAATTAGTAAAAGTCTATCTATTACCTCTCCAAGTACTACTGAATTCGTAAAAAATTTAATTAATAAAGGGTACATAGAAAGACATGTTAATCAAACTGATAAAAGAGTTATTGAAATAACTTTAACTGATGAAGGGAAAAAAATAGTAGAGTCTTTAAAAAAGTATTTTAATTCTTTATTTTCTGGCATTGTAGAAAGATTAGGAGCAGAACAAAGTGAATTACTAATTGATTTATTAGATAAAGTTAATATCTATTTCAATGAATGGTATGCTAGCCCCAAATAGAAACTAAATTTCTATTTGGGGCTAATCTATTTTTTATTAGACCTCTAGAATTACTCTATTGACTAATTATTATAAGCATGTTAGCATATTGCTTAGGTAACCTAACTAATTATTTCACTGTGGAAATATATGAATATATTTTACTCTATTTAACATATTATCCAATATTAAAATAATTAATATGAAAAAAATTATGTAGCTTAATAAACTAAAGCTATATAAATTAAATATAAAAATATAAATTGTTGAGGTGAAAGTTATTGAAAAAGTCCTACATTGTAATGGTATGTACATTCCTAATTGCCCTAGGTTTAATTTCAAAGGCATTTGTATTAAATGAAAGTATAAAATTATTTTTAGTAATATTCTTTTTTGTTGGTTGTGGAGTAGGTTCATTAAGATTATTTGTTAATAGCCAAATTAAAAAAATGAAGGGAAAAAGCTTAATAAGAAAAATTCTCTTCTTTGCAGTTTTGTTGGGTATAGGTATTCCTTTCCAAAATTGGTTCAGAGTTAATGTAATAATGACTATGGATAGAGCCTTTATGCCATGGAATATTTCTATAATGGTAACAGGTGCTATTTTTATTACAACTTTCTTTGGTTTTATAAAAGATAGAATGACTAAAGAAACAATAATTTAGGATGACTTAGAAGCAGTAGCATAATATTTATTTAATCTAATATATTAAAGTTTAAATAAACCTTATCATTTAACGGTAAATGATAAGGTTTATTGTTTTTAATTTCATATTTAGTTAACCATTCTCTACAGTTCTCCTTTGTTGCTATCCAATCAAGTAGAAATTTCGCTATTTCAGGCTGTAAGGATTAATTATTTAGTTATATATTACCTACCTTGAGTCTAACAGTAATAATGAGTTTAGTGAAGTTTTAATTATTCCATTATATTATTATACCTTCAAAATGATCCATTTCATGTTGAATTATTTGCGCTGTAAATCCAGTAAACACTTGCTTTTGCTTCTTAAAAGCTCTATCAAGATACTCCACCTCTATCATTTCATATCTCTTTGTTTTTCTAAATCCAATTAAAGATAAACAACTCTCTTCTGTTTCATAGAGCTTTTCTTTCTTTAATATAACTGGATTTATCATAGGTACAATAATATCGCCTATAGTAAATACCAATATACGCTTTTTTACTCCGATCATGTTAGCAGCCAATCCAACACAATTCTCTAGGTTTGATCTTAATGTATCTATTAAATCATCAACTACTACTATATCATTTTTAGTTGCCTCTTCTGATTTTTGTCCTAAAAACAATACATCTTTTACAATTGGTTTTATCATAATTTATGCCTCTTCCTCAGTTATATTTTTTTATAAAAAATTAAGATATGCTTTTTAAAAATCGTTTTTGGCTTTCTACCATCAAATACTGTTCTTTCCAAGCCTGCAGGTGGTCAATGGCGATCTATGAGATTTTCTCAAGACCTTTGACAGCACCCTACGATTACTCATTTCAATAAAATAGGAATCAATATGTACATGGACGGGTATTCCTGCTTCATTGTATCTATTGGATAAACCTCCACTGTATAATCTGGATTACACTTTATTTTATTATTCTTTGCCCACTTTTTTGCTTCTTTCTGCATTTTCATAAGTTTTTTATCAACTAAAGTATCATGATTTTCTGCATTGAAGGAGACTTTTATGCAATCGCCAGCTGGAATCGTATAGCTAAAATAATCCTGCGAAACATCGGATATCCCAGATACTTCAATACCCACTATATAGTCTGGCACCTTATTCAGGCAGATTCCATACTCAGTATGCTTCTCTAGTCGATTTGGAGTTTTTCTTCTTATTTCCTCCGTGTAAAGTCCCCACATCTTACCCAGACTGTCAAAACTAATTGGTAACCCGGATTTCTGAAGATTTAAACCGGCCACTATAATTGAATCTGATAAGCTGATTATCTCTATTTTACTTTCTTCCACAAACATAATTCACCTCTTCCTGCACCCCTATTGTGCAAATTAAGTTTGAGCAAATGTGACGCATTCACAAACTCGTTATTATATAATCATTGTACTTTTTCCCGTAGAAAACTATAATTCATCACATTAACTCATGGTTCCTTTAATTTCATCCATATTTCCATCGCAGTAATTGTAAAATCCTTTTTCAGAGCAAGATAACATAACTCCCATTCTTCTGAACCTACTACCATTACCTGTACCTGTTTTTTATATGCATGTACCTCTTCCCAGAGATTACCCAATACATCAATGCCCGGTTCACTTCCAAGTCCAGTTCCATATTCAAGCGGTAACTTCTTTGTTTTAGCAATTTCTGTTCCTTTTTTTCTGTATATTTGTTTCAGCCTTTTCTTTATTATCAATATATATTTGAAGACATACTTTGTCCTTCAGCAAAAATAACCTATATCATAATTTTATATAATATAAGTTATTCCTTCAATCTACATATTCAATTTTAATTGATAATCATTACTTTTCAATTCATTTTTATTAAGTTTATAACAATGAAATTTCCTATCATCTATCTTAATATCATTTAAATATCTAAATTCACACTTTTGTATAACTCTGTTAGAAGCTGCATTATGGGTCAAAGCCATTGCATTCAAAACCTCAACATTTATTTCCTCAAACAAATACTTAATCAATGCTTGAACTGCTTGTGCTGTATAACCTTTATTTCTATGATATTTTGAAATAGCATAACCTATTTCCCGATTCGGTTCAATCAATTCATCCTTGGGCCCTGTTAAACACCAACCAACGAATTCATTTGTTTCTTTTAGTATAATTCCCAAATTTAACCATCGGCAACTAATATCAGGAATGGCTTTTAAAAAATCTTTATTACCTTTTATATGCATATTTATTAGCCACTCTTTACG is a window encoding:
- the fliB gene encoding flagellin lysine-N-methylase, yielding MKVRVPDYFKEFKCIASQCEDTCCAGWEIVIDDETYNKYKRVDGNFGKTLRDKIIHRDGENIFVLKGKDCAFLNESKLCDIYTELGDDSLCYTCRQYPRYTEEFGGLREIGISLSCPEAARIILRDCKKVEFQVSEIQEEITSYHDINAMLFINLLQSRKIVFDILQNRDIVLDDRASLILKFISEVQAVIDEDNMQGIKAINEKYLNNDVKNESIDILDKYKDKGSIKYHNIEEFLKVFKELKHITPNDPLGLDKVLNCFWQGNGNAEVYLNKHKEFNQYYKDKIYKFENMLVYFVFRYFMKSVFDYDAFAKVKTAVVSYLIIKELFLFRWIESGKFTDEDAVDIMHMYSKDVEHLEENIEKLAEIFETNEVFNLDGFLSVLMN
- a CDS encoding MarR family winged helix-turn-helix transcriptional regulator — encoded protein: MNKQSNIDIKKFIDAFEALARIERHNQTIMGIKKSEARVLLCIEFLSKEKGYKVNISEISKSLSITSPSTTEFVKNLINKGYIERHVNQTDKRVIEITLTDEGKKIVESLKKYFNSLFSGIVERLGAEQSELLIDLLDKVNIYFNEWYASPK
- a CDS encoding peptide deformylase, coding for MIKPIVKDVLFLGQKSEEATKNDIVVVDDLIDTLRSNLENCVGLAANMIGVKKRILVFTIGDIIVPMINPVILKKEKLYETEESCLSLIGFRKTKRYEMIEVEYLDRAFKKQKQVFTGFTAQIIQHEMDHFEGIII
- a CDS encoding GyrI-like domain-containing protein, whose protein sequence is MFVEESKIEIISLSDSIIVAGLNLQKSGLPISFDSLGKMWGLYTEEIRRKTPNRLEKHTEYGICLNKVPDYIVGIEVSGISDVSQDYFSYTIPAGDCIKVSFNAENHDTLVDKKLMKMQKEAKKWAKNNKIKCNPDYTVEVYPIDTMKQEYPSMYILIPILLK